One Novosphingobium sp. EMRT-2 DNA segment encodes these proteins:
- the glmS gene encoding glutamine--fructose-6-phosphate transaminase (isomerizing) codes for MCGIIGIVGKDEVADRLVDGLRRMEYRGYDSAGVCTVHDGQLVRRRAEGKLNNLVLELARNPAPGTIGIAHTRWATHGAPTTSNAHPHATGEVALVHNGIIENFRPLREALIARGRRFESETDTEVVAHLVSEQVEAGASPQDAVRAVLPQLRGAFALAIAFRQHPDMLIGARLGSPLVVGYGEGETYLGSDALALAPLTQKVSYLEEGDWVIITRDGAQVFDVDNTPVKRAIVASGATAAAIEKGNYRHFMQKEIFEQPIVVAQTLRSYLRRVDQTVALPQIDFDLSKINRVTIVACGTSYYAGMVAKYWFERFARLPVDIDVASEFRYRDPVLEPGGLALFISQSGETADTLAALRHCKAAGQTIAVVVNVPTSSMAREADLLLPTHAGPEIGVASTKAFSCQLAVLAALAAHLAAKRGMIDRAEEADIVNQLAEAPAALNAALSHDEEIAAMAPLIAPARDVLYLGRGPDYPLALEGALKLKEISYIHAEGYASGEMKHGPIALIDEAVPVIVLAPSGPLFEKTVSNMQEVRARGGKIVLITDADGLAEAGEGCLATIEMPRVHPLIAPLVYAVPVQLLAYHVAVAKGTDVDQPRNLAKSVTVE; via the coding sequence ATGTGCGGAATTATCGGAATCGTCGGGAAGGATGAAGTTGCGGACCGGCTCGTCGATGGCCTGCGGCGGATGGAATATCGCGGCTATGACAGCGCCGGCGTCTGCACGGTGCACGACGGTCAGCTCGTCCGCCGCCGCGCGGAAGGCAAGCTCAACAACCTCGTGCTCGAGCTGGCGCGCAATCCTGCGCCCGGCACGATCGGAATCGCCCACACCCGCTGGGCCACGCATGGCGCGCCGACCACCAGCAACGCGCACCCCCACGCCACGGGGGAAGTGGCGCTGGTCCACAACGGCATCATCGAGAACTTCCGTCCCTTGCGCGAGGCGCTGATCGCGCGCGGACGCCGGTTCGAGAGCGAGACCGATACCGAAGTGGTCGCGCATCTCGTGTCCGAACAGGTCGAGGCGGGGGCGTCGCCACAGGACGCGGTCCGGGCGGTGCTGCCGCAACTGCGCGGGGCGTTCGCGCTCGCCATCGCCTTCCGTCAGCATCCGGACATGCTGATCGGCGCGCGTCTCGGCTCGCCGCTGGTCGTGGGCTATGGCGAGGGCGAGACCTACCTGGGGTCCGACGCGCTGGCGCTGGCGCCGCTGACGCAGAAAGTATCCTACCTCGAAGAAGGCGATTGGGTCATCATCACGCGCGATGGCGCGCAGGTCTTCGACGTCGACAACACCCCGGTGAAACGCGCGATCGTCGCCTCCGGCGCGACGGCAGCCGCGATCGAGAAGGGCAACTACCGCCACTTCATGCAGAAGGAGATCTTCGAGCAGCCGATCGTCGTCGCCCAGACGTTGCGCAGCTATCTGCGCCGCGTGGACCAGACCGTCGCGCTGCCGCAGATCGATTTCGACCTCTCGAAGATCAACCGCGTGACGATCGTCGCCTGCGGCACCAGCTATTATGCGGGCATGGTCGCGAAATACTGGTTCGAACGCTTCGCGCGCCTGCCGGTGGATATCGATGTCGCTTCGGAATTCCGCTATCGCGATCCGGTGCTGGAGCCGGGCGGGCTGGCGCTGTTCATCTCGCAATCGGGCGAGACGGCGGATACGCTGGCCGCGCTGCGCCACTGCAAGGCGGCGGGCCAGACGATCGCGGTGGTGGTCAACGTGCCGACCAGTTCGATGGCGCGCGAGGCGGACCTGCTGCTGCCGACGCACGCCGGTCCGGAGATCGGGGTCGCCTCGACCAAGGCGTTCTCGTGCCAGCTTGCCGTGCTGGCGGCGCTGGCGGCGCACCTCGCGGCAAAGCGCGGGATGATCGACCGGGCCGAGGAAGCCGATATCGTCAACCAGCTGGCCGAAGCGCCGGCCGCGCTCAATGCCGCGCTGAGCCACGACGAGGAAATCGCGGCGATGGCGCCGCTGATCGCGCCGGCGCGCGACGTGCTCTATCTGGGGCGCGGCCCGGACTATCCGCTGGCGCTGGAGGGGGCGTTAAAACTCAAAGAAATCAGCTATATCCACGCCGAAGGCTATGCTTCGGGCGAGATGAAGCACGGCCCGATCGCGCTGATCGACGAAGCGGTGCCGGTGATCGTCCTCGCCCCCAGCGGACCGCTGTTCGAGAAGACCGTCAGCAACATGCAGGAAGTGCGGGCGCGGGGCGGCAAGATCGTGCTGATAACCGATGCCGATGGGCTGGCCGAGGCGGGCGAGGGCTGCCTCGCCACGATCGAGATGCCGCGCGTCCATCCGCTCATTGCGCCGCTCGTCTATGCGGTGCCGGTGCAGTTGCTGGCCTATCATGTCGCGGTGGCCAAGGGCACCGATGTCGACCAGCCGCGCAATCTCGCGAAGAGCGTTACCGTCGAATAG
- the glmU gene encoding bifunctional UDP-N-acetylglucosamine diphosphorylase/glucosamine-1-phosphate N-acetyltransferase GlmU, whose product MTEPNPAAPDSPLAIIVLAAGKGTRMKSDLHKVLHPIAGRPMLLHLLASADALAPERCVVVAGHGREQLEQALGERAAIAVQDPQLGTAHAVQQAEAALSGFSGDVLILYGDVPFVSAETMRAMIDRLHGGDAPAVVVLGFEPADTLQYGRVIAQDGRIVKMVEHKDASEAERASRVCNSGLMAVRAADLFGLLARVGNNNAQGEYYLPDIVNIAIADGRACSVVITADADEVAGINSRGELAEAEARWQQRRRARAMADGATLVAPETVWFAWDTVIGRDVTIEPNVWFGPGVAVADKVVIHGFSHLEGATVGEGAQIGPFARLRPGANLAKKVKVGNFVEVKNANLAEGAKANHLTYLGDADVGAGANIGAGTITCNYDGYFKYRTVIGERAFVGSNSALIAPVKIGADAIVAAGSAVSRDVAAGELRMVRAEQLIKPGWADRFHDAMKKKKAEKKG is encoded by the coding sequence ATGACCGAACCGAATCCTGCCGCCCCCGACTCTCCCCTTGCCATCATCGTCCTTGCCGCAGGCAAGGGCACGCGCATGAAGAGCGATCTGCACAAGGTGCTGCACCCTATCGCCGGCCGGCCGATGCTGCTGCACCTGCTTGCCAGTGCCGATGCGCTAGCGCCGGAACGTTGCGTCGTCGTGGCGGGGCATGGGCGCGAGCAGCTGGAGCAGGCGCTGGGCGAGCGCGCGGCCATCGCCGTGCAGGACCCGCAGCTTGGCACCGCCCACGCCGTGCAGCAGGCGGAAGCGGCGCTCTCCGGCTTTTCCGGTGACGTACTGATCCTTTACGGCGACGTGCCTTTCGTCAGCGCGGAAACCATGCGTGCGATGATCGACCGGTTGCATGGGGGCGATGCGCCGGCGGTGGTCGTGCTGGGGTTCGAGCCGGCCGACACGCTCCAGTACGGGCGCGTGATCGCGCAGGACGGACGCATCGTGAAGATGGTCGAGCACAAGGACGCGAGCGAGGCGGAGCGTGCTAGCCGCGTGTGCAATTCGGGCCTGATGGCGGTGCGCGCGGCGGATCTGTTCGGCCTGCTGGCGCGCGTGGGCAATAATAACGCGCAGGGCGAATACTACCTGCCCGATATCGTCAACATCGCCATCGCCGATGGCCGCGCCTGCTCGGTGGTGATAACGGCCGACGCGGACGAGGTGGCCGGCATCAACAGCCGGGGCGAACTGGCCGAGGCCGAGGCGCGCTGGCAGCAGCGCCGCCGGGCGCGGGCGATGGCCGATGGCGCCACACTGGTCGCGCCGGAAACCGTATGGTTCGCGTGGGACACCGTGATTGGCCGCGACGTGACGATCGAACCGAACGTCTGGTTCGGCCCCGGCGTGGCGGTGGCGGACAAGGTGGTCATCCATGGCTTCAGCCACCTGGAAGGCGCGACCGTTGGCGAAGGGGCGCAGATCGGCCCGTTCGCGCGGCTGCGCCCCGGCGCGAACCTGGCGAAGAAGGTCAAGGTCGGCAATTTCGTCGAGGTGAAGAACGCCAATCTGGCCGAAGGGGCCAAGGCTAATCACTTGACCTACCTGGGCGATGCCGACGTGGGGGCGGGGGCCAACATCGGCGCGGGCACGATCACCTGCAATTACGATGGCTATTTCAAGTATCGCACGGTGATCGGCGAACGCGCCTTTGTAGGCTCCAATTCGGCGCTGATCGCGCCGGTCAAGATCGGCGCGGATGCGATCGTGGCCGCCGGCAGCGCGGTCAGCCGCGATGTTGCCGCGGGGGAACTGCGCATGGTGCGCGCGGAACAACTGATCAAGCCCGGCTGGGCGGATCGCTTCCACGATGCGATGAAGAAGAAAAAGGCGGAGAAGAAGGGATAG
- a CDS encoding TonB-dependent receptor — protein sequence MRKVAWKLMTGAALLATPFAAQAQTAQASGEGQSAEAASDVGNNDIIVTARRTNERLQDVPVAVTAFGSDALAARNVDTLDQVARFTPNIRFDGAAALSGGNYNATVFIRGVGQNDFAIFSDPGVGFYVDDVYYARSIGGVMDAVDIASVQVLRGPQGTLFGKNTIGGAVVITTARPKLDVFEGKLEATYGSFDRIDVKGAVNIPLVEGKVALRLSGATLNRDGYVKRLYDGGTQGNRNAQMVRGTLRLAPTETLTIDIGADYTRARENSAPSDLLAVANVPGITGTPFLTNYNRFVAPTLGITAPNGQKTLNASYITASPFETWAGGPNRNDLDLWGTQGTVALELGQVTLKSITAYRDMKAYFTRDGDNTPFTFRQTTNRDKQWQFSQELQASGKVLDDKLSFVVGGYYFKEKGSDIATADLAIGLWPPLAATPPYSPAVFIQNYTNNRSIAFYGQADYEIVPRLSVTVGARYTSDKKVFTSINVRQRDNVKFVDVTKEATFNKFTPRFGLNYKATDDILLYASFSRGFKQGGFNGRPLDSAAEVTQYAPETLDTYEGGVKAKWLDGALTTNLAVFHSLYKNIQLTVNQTPQNFVANAASGKIDGFELETVMRPANWFSANLAVGYTHARYTSVGQGLGPTQVLPITINSKFVKTPEWTVSAGAEVSHGFSDGSDARLRVDYTMYSRIYNDVANTPIITQGGYGLLNARFSYTFANDALTFSAFGTNLTNTLYLLSGNASSGFGLAEGAYGRPREWGISAGYKF from the coding sequence ATGCGCAAGGTCGCATGGAAACTGATGACGGGCGCGGCGCTTCTCGCCACGCCGTTCGCCGCACAGGCACAAACCGCGCAGGCATCGGGCGAAGGCCAGTCGGCCGAAGCCGCATCCGATGTCGGCAACAACGACATCATCGTCACCGCGCGCCGCACCAACGAGCGCCTGCAGGACGTGCCCGTCGCCGTGACGGCGTTCGGCAGCGATGCGCTCGCCGCCCGCAATGTGGATACGCTCGACCAGGTCGCGCGCTTCACACCCAACATCCGCTTCGATGGCGCCGCCGCGCTTTCGGGCGGCAACTACAACGCCACCGTCTTCATCCGCGGCGTGGGCCAGAACGACTTCGCCATCTTCTCCGATCCGGGCGTCGGTTTCTATGTCGACGACGTTTACTACGCCCGCTCGATCGGCGGCGTGATGGACGCGGTGGACATCGCCTCGGTGCAGGTGCTGCGTGGCCCGCAGGGCACGCTGTTCGGCAAGAACACCATCGGCGGCGCCGTGGTCATCACTACCGCGCGTCCGAAGCTCGACGTGTTCGAAGGCAAGCTCGAAGCGACCTACGGCAGCTTCGATCGCATCGACGTGAAGGGCGCGGTCAACATCCCGCTGGTCGAAGGCAAGGTGGCGCTGCGCCTCTCGGGCGCGACGCTCAACCGCGATGGCTATGTGAAGCGGCTCTATGACGGCGGCACGCAGGGCAACCGCAACGCCCAGATGGTGCGTGGCACGCTGCGCCTCGCTCCGACCGAAACGCTGACGATCGACATCGGCGCGGACTACACCCGTGCGCGTGAAAACTCGGCGCCTTCGGATCTGCTGGCGGTGGCTAACGTGCCTGGCATCACCGGCACGCCGTTCCTCACCAACTACAACCGCTTCGTCGCGCCCACGCTGGGCATCACCGCGCCGAACGGCCAGAAGACGCTGAACGCGAGCTACATCACCGCCAGCCCCTTCGAAACCTGGGCCGGTGGCCCGAACCGCAACGATCTGGACCTGTGGGGCACGCAGGGCACCGTGGCGCTGGAACTCGGCCAGGTCACGCTGAAGTCGATCACCGCCTACCGCGACATGAAGGCCTACTTCACGCGCGATGGCGACAACACTCCGTTCACGTTCCGCCAGACCACCAACCGCGACAAGCAGTGGCAGTTCAGCCAGGAGCTTCAGGCCAGCGGCAAGGTGCTGGACGACAAGCTGAGCTTCGTCGTCGGCGGCTATTACTTCAAGGAAAAGGGCAGCGACATCGCCACGGCGGACCTCGCCATCGGCCTGTGGCCGCCGCTCGCCGCCACCCCGCCCTATTCGCCGGCGGTGTTCATCCAGAACTATACCAACAACCGCAGCATCGCGTTCTACGGCCAGGCGGATTACGAGATCGTACCCCGCCTGTCGGTCACGGTCGGCGCGCGCTACACCTCGGACAAGAAGGTCTTCACCTCGATCAACGTGCGCCAGCGCGACAACGTGAAGTTCGTGGACGTGACCAAGGAAGCCACGTTCAACAAGTTCACGCCGCGCTTCGGCCTGAACTACAAAGCCACCGACGACATCCTGCTCTACGCCTCGTTCTCGCGCGGGTTCAAGCAGGGCGGGTTCAACGGTCGCCCGCTCGACAGCGCGGCAGAAGTGACCCAGTACGCGCCGGAAACGCTGGATACCTATGAAGGCGGCGTGAAGGCCAAGTGGCTGGACGGCGCGCTGACCACCAACCTCGCGGTGTTCCATTCGCTGTACAAGAACATCCAGCTGACCGTGAACCAGACGCCGCAGAACTTCGTGGCGAACGCGGCTTCGGGCAAGATCGACGGTTTCGAGCTGGAAACCGTGATGCGCCCCGCGAACTGGTTCAGCGCCAACCTGGCGGTGGGCTATACCCACGCCCGCTACACCAGCGTTGGCCAGGGCCTTGGCCCCACGCAGGTGCTGCCGATCACGATCAACAGCAAGTTCGTGAAGACGCCGGAATGGACCGTCTCGGCCGGCGCCGAAGTGAGCCACGGCTTCAGCGACGGGTCCGACGCCCGCCTGCGCGTGGACTACACGATGTACAGCCGCATCTACAACGACGTGGCCAACACGCCGATCATCACGCAGGGGGGCTATGGGCTGCTGAACGCACGCTTCAGCTACACCTTCGCCAACGATGCGCTGACGTTCTCGGCGTTCGGCACCAACCTCACAAACACGCTCTACCTGCTGTCGGGCAACGCCTCTTCCGGTTTCGGCCTGGCCGAAGGCGCCTATGGCCGCCCGCGCGAATGGGGCATCTCGGCCGGATACAAGTTCTGA
- a CDS encoding MarR family winged helix-turn-helix transcriptional regulator: protein MPGKSAAQTATVTNDGSSASLFGEIGARLGYQLHATDVLAMDVIRGMLAELGLTATRATALAYIRAHPGCRQADLGRALSINRASAMEVVNALTALGAVAPRQQGVSRRAGINLTLRGEALYEEFRKASLRTDEISFGCLSEAEQETLRGLLERVRSSTVDFITRSNTKEGI from the coding sequence ATGCCAGGCAAATCCGCGGCCCAGACCGCAACGGTCACGAACGACGGTTCCTCCGCCAGCCTTTTCGGCGAAATCGGCGCGCGTCTCGGCTATCAATTGCACGCGACCGACGTTCTCGCGATGGACGTCATCCGTGGAATGCTGGCCGAACTGGGCCTGACCGCCACGCGCGCCACCGCGCTCGCCTACATTCGCGCCCATCCGGGATGCCGGCAGGCCGACCTCGGCCGCGCGCTCAGCATCAATCGGGCCAGCGCGATGGAAGTCGTCAACGCGCTCACCGCGCTGGGCGCGGTCGCGCCGCGCCAGCAAGGCGTTTCTCGACGCGCGGGTATCAACCTGACCCTGCGAGGCGAGGCGCTCTACGAGGAATTTCGCAAGGCATCGCTGCGCACCGACGAAATCTCGTTCGGCTGCCTGAGCGAAGCCGAGCAGGAAACGCTGCGCGGCCTGCTCGAAAGGGTGCGCTCCAGCACCGTTGATTTCATCACACGCTCCAACACCAAAGAGGGGATCTGA
- a CDS encoding HAD-IA family hydrolase produces MAPFPFDIVGFDLDGTLLDTLGDLGQALNHTLAIAGRPTIPVEEVRRFVGGGAGQMLRGALAASGGVDEATLPALQDQLYAFYAENIARHSRLFPGGAAMLDALDARGVRIAVATNKKESMAVRLFEELGMLDRFATVIGGDTLGPGSAKPAPDMLRAMIERCGGGRAAFVGDTTFDIGAARAAGILVVAVGFGYHDLPPHELGADAVIGHFDELVPTLERL; encoded by the coding sequence ATGGCACCATTTCCCTTCGACATCGTCGGCTTCGATCTAGACGGCACGCTGCTGGATACGCTGGGCGATCTCGGCCAAGCGCTCAACCATACGCTTGCCATCGCGGGGCGGCCGACCATTCCGGTGGAAGAAGTGCGCCGCTTCGTCGGCGGTGGCGCAGGCCAGATGCTGCGCGGCGCGCTCGCTGCCAGCGGCGGGGTGGACGAGGCGACTCTACCCGCGCTGCAAGACCAGCTCTATGCCTTCTACGCCGAGAACATCGCCCGCCATTCGCGCCTGTTCCCCGGCGGCGCGGCGATGCTGGACGCGCTGGATGCGCGCGGCGTCCGGATCGCCGTGGCCACCAATAAGAAGGAATCGATGGCGGTCCGGCTGTTCGAGGAACTCGGGATGCTCGATCGCTTCGCCACTGTGATCGGCGGCGACACACTCGGCCCCGGAAGCGCCAAGCCCGCGCCAGACATGCTGCGCGCCATGATCGAACGCTGCGGCGGCGGCCGCGCCGCTTTCGTGGGGGATACCACCTTCGACATCGGCGCGGCGCGCGCAGCAGGAATCCTGGTGGTCGCGGTCGGCTTCGGCTACCACGACCTGCCGCCGCATGAGCTCGGCGCCGACGCGGTGATCGGGCATTTCGACGAACTGGTGCCCACGCTCGAGCGACTCTGA
- a CDS encoding ribbon-helix-helix protein, CopG family — protein MTRILADLPDDDIQWLDARAAEEGKSRASVLREAVASFKAQNRASRRSDWIARGAGYWKDRADIGDAVDYQRTIRDDRTPYDQV, from the coding sequence ATGACTCGCATTCTTGCCGATCTTCCCGATGATGACATCCAGTGGCTCGATGCCCGCGCCGCCGAAGAGGGCAAGTCGCGCGCGTCGGTGCTGCGCGAGGCGGTGGCGAGCTTCAAGGCGCAGAACCGTGCGTCGCGCCGCAGCGACTGGATCGCGCGGGGGGCGGGGTACTGGAAGGACCGCGCCGATATCGGCGATGCGGTCGATTACCAGCGGACGATCCGCGACGATCGCACGCCCTATGATCAAGTGTGA
- a CDS encoding type II toxin-antitoxin system VapC family toxin produces MADPFFDTNILVDWLKDRPQAVAELSRYKRHRISRIVWAEILAGEPLEQRDTMQQIIAPFEVVEIDARIAATAADIRHRSRMKLLDALILATAQVNGAILVTRNTKDFPANMPGIRVPYTLC; encoded by the coding sequence GTGGCCGATCCGTTCTTCGACACCAACATCCTGGTCGATTGGCTGAAGGACCGCCCGCAGGCCGTGGCCGAACTTTCGCGCTACAAGCGGCACCGGATCAGCCGGATCGTCTGGGCCGAAATTCTCGCCGGCGAACCGCTCGAACAGCGCGATACCATGCAGCAGATCATCGCGCCGTTCGAAGTGGTGGAGATCGATGCGCGTATCGCCGCGACGGCGGCGGACATCCGCCATCGCAGCCGCATGAAGTTGCTCGACGCGCTCATCCTTGCGACCGCGCAAGTCAATGGCGCTATTCTCGTGACACGAAATACCAAGGATTTTCCGGCCAACATGCCGGGCATCCGTGTTCCTTACACCCTCTGTTGA
- a CDS encoding bifunctional diguanylate cyclase/phosphodiesterase, translating into MPSSLPIQTLPRSLPVMAVLGLDEPVEGDWARLRGYQYFSAFRRIHLKVGMNVLAALFLAFVSFGATRPLVIVGWMALLAGVLLQGMRLDRGLADADRRRVTRPEIVRHALWIVALALVWALPLAVFPLFGHVDRLALWMVMTVIIAGMAYALAAVPLAPLLFGGIVGFAGAASFVWAGQIVNGGLALAFVTIVAIGRIEAARAFLNARMAEAGMAEKGEVVSLLLREFEESGADWLWQIDTARRVRAASPRFAFALGCEPDEADGKPLIQLIAGPSWDSGQFHSSLHDLAERLKRRESFSNLIVRVTIDGGHRWWELSASPKVDENGGFAGFRGVGSDVTEQRESSEKIAYLASYDTLTGLPNRMMVTDTLGEAMADADKWRTRCAFLMIDLDRFKAVNDTLGHLVGDQLLALVSERLRKLMTDNELCGRLGGDEFAIVLRDASDTDRIAHVAQAVIHALSQPYQVDSHTLYVGASVGSAIGPRDGATVETLMRNADLALYRAKDSGGGVHCNYEPALHAHAEERRQLEFALRRALERNELHLTYQPVVDATSEQLVSFEALLRWNSAEHGMISPAKFIPLAEDTRLIVPIGEWVLRMACLEAARWPDPIKIAVNVSGEQLLDPAFADTVVSALSASGLPPHRLEIEVTESIFVRDGTTAQATLQRIMALGCGVALDDFGTGYSSLGYLRQMRFSTIKVDRIFVQGAARKNAESLAIVRAVVAMADSLEMSTTAEGVETEEQLAVIRALGCKKIQGYYFGRPMPAEDARALFTREYPQRSGDVAA; encoded by the coding sequence ATGCCGTCGTCGCTCCCTATCCAGACACTGCCGCGCAGTCTGCCGGTCATGGCCGTTCTTGGCCTTGATGAACCGGTCGAAGGCGACTGGGCAAGGCTGCGCGGCTATCAGTATTTCAGCGCGTTCCGTCGTATCCATCTGAAAGTCGGCATGAATGTGCTGGCGGCCCTGTTCCTCGCCTTCGTGAGTTTCGGGGCAACGCGGCCCCTCGTGATCGTTGGCTGGATGGCGCTTCTTGCCGGTGTGCTGCTTCAGGGCATGCGCCTCGACCGGGGGCTGGCCGATGCCGATCGCCGCCGCGTGACGAGGCCGGAAATCGTCCGCCACGCGCTGTGGATCGTGGCGCTGGCATTGGTGTGGGCGCTGCCGCTGGCTGTATTTCCCCTGTTTGGGCATGTGGACAGGCTGGCGCTGTGGATGGTGATGACGGTGATTATCGCCGGCATGGCCTATGCGCTGGCCGCGGTGCCGCTGGCCCCGCTGCTTTTTGGCGGTATCGTGGGCTTTGCCGGCGCTGCCAGTTTCGTGTGGGCCGGACAGATCGTGAATGGCGGACTGGCGCTGGCTTTCGTGACTATCGTGGCCATCGGCCGGATCGAGGCGGCGCGCGCGTTCCTCAACGCGCGCATGGCCGAAGCCGGCATGGCGGAAAAGGGCGAGGTCGTCTCGCTGCTGCTGCGCGAATTCGAGGAAAGCGGGGCGGACTGGCTGTGGCAGATCGATACGGCCCGCCGGGTCCGCGCCGCATCCCCGCGTTTTGCCTTCGCGCTCGGCTGCGAGCCGGACGAGGCCGATGGCAAGCCCCTGATCCAGCTTATTGCTGGGCCTTCGTGGGATAGCGGTCAATTCCATTCCAGCCTGCACGATCTGGCGGAACGCCTGAAGCGGCGGGAGAGCTTCTCCAACCTCATCGTCCGCGTCACCATCGATGGTGGCCATCGGTGGTGGGAACTGTCGGCATCCCCCAAAGTCGACGAGAACGGCGGTTTCGCCGGTTTCCGCGGCGTGGGTTCGGACGTGACCGAACAGCGCGAAAGCTCGGAAAAGATCGCCTATCTCGCCAGCTACGATACGCTGACCGGCCTGCCCAACCGGATGATGGTGACCGACACGCTGGGCGAAGCGATGGCGGACGCCGACAAGTGGCGCACGCGTTGCGCGTTCCTGATGATCGACCTCGATCGTTTCAAGGCCGTCAACGATACGCTGGGGCATCTGGTGGGCGACCAGTTGCTCGCGCTCGTTTCCGAACGGTTGCGCAAGCTGATGACCGACAACGAACTGTGCGGCCGGCTGGGCGGCGACGAATTCGCCATCGTCCTGCGCGACGCATCGGATACGGATCGCATCGCCCATGTCGCCCAGGCGGTGATTCATGCGCTGTCGCAGCCGTATCAGGTGGACAGCCACACCCTCTATGTGGGGGCAAGCGTTGGATCCGCCATCGGGCCGCGCGACGGGGCGACCGTGGAAACGCTGATGCGCAACGCCGATCTGGCGCTCTACCGGGCCAAGGACAGCGGCGGGGGTGTGCATTGCAACTACGAACCCGCGCTTCATGCCCATGCCGAGGAACGCCGGCAGCTTGAGTTCGCGCTGCGGCGCGCGCTGGAACGCAACGAACTGCACCTGACTTATCAGCCCGTGGTCGATGCCACGAGCGAACAGCTGGTGAGCTTCGAGGCGTTGCTGCGGTGGAACAGTGCCGAACACGGCATGATCAGCCCGGCCAAGTTCATTCCGCTGGCCGAGGACACGCGGCTGATCGTGCCGATCGGCGAATGGGTGCTGCGCATGGCCTGCCTCGAAGCGGCGCGCTGGCCCGATCCGATCAAGATCGCGGTCAACGTGTCGGGCGAACAACTGCTCGATCCGGCCTTTGCGGACACGGTGGTCAGCGCGCTTTCCGCCAGCGGGCTGCCGCCGCACCGGCTGGAGATCGAAGTCACCGAAAGCATCTTCGTGCGCGATGGCACGACCGCGCAGGCGACCCTGCAGCGCATCATGGCGCTGGGCTGCGGCGTGGCGCTGGATGACTTCGGTACCGGCTATTCCTCGCTGGGGTATCTGCGGCAGATGCGGTTCTCGACAATCAAGGTCGATCGCATCTTCGTGCAGGGCGCAGCGCGGAAGAACGCGGAAAGCCTGGCCATCGTGCGCGCCGTGGTGGCCATGGCGGACAGCCTGGAAATGTCGACCACGGCCGAAGGCGTCGAGACCGAGGAGCAACTGGCGGTGATCCGCGCGCTCGGCTGCAAGAAGATCCAGGGCTACTACTTCGGCCGCCCGATGCCCGCCGAAGACGCGCGGGCACTGTTCACGCGCGAATATCCGCAGCGCAGCGGCGATGTGGCTGCCTGA
- the purS gene encoding phosphoribosylformylglycinamidine synthase subunit PurS — MKVRVFVSLKNGVLDPQGRAIHHALEGLGFSGVTDVRAGRMIELEVDETVTDAALDDMARKLLANMVIENYRIERVA, encoded by the coding sequence ATGAAGGTCCGCGTTTTTGTCAGCCTGAAGAACGGCGTGCTCGATCCGCAGGGCCGCGCGATCCATCACGCGCTGGAAGGCCTCGGCTTCTCGGGCGTCACCGATGTCCGCGCCGGCCGCATGATCGAACTCGAGGTCGATGAAACCGTCACCGACGCGGCGCTCGACGACATGGCGCGCAAGCTGCTCGCCAACATGGTGATCGAGAACTACCGGATCGAAAGGGTCGCCTGA
- the purQ gene encoding phosphoribosylformylglycinamidine synthase subunit PurQ: MSFTAAVITFPGSNCDRDMAVAIEEISGGTVHRVWHGDADLPEGLDFIALPGGFSYGDYLRSGAMAARSPVMQAVVRAAERGVAVLGVCNGFQVLTEAGLLPGALMRNAGIRFVCRDVALKVETSQSLFTSGYDAGERIHIPVAHHDGNYYADAETLDRLEGEGRVAFRYAEPVNGSQRDIAGVLNDRGNVLGMMPHPERMIEAAQGGTDGRVLFESVVRGLVTA, encoded by the coding sequence ATGTCCTTCACGGCCGCCGTCATCACCTTCCCCGGATCGAACTGCGATCGCGATATGGCGGTCGCCATCGAGGAGATCAGCGGCGGCACCGTCCACCGCGTCTGGCATGGCGATGCCGATCTGCCCGAAGGCCTGGATTTCATCGCCCTGCCCGGCGGCTTCTCCTATGGCGACTATCTGCGTTCCGGCGCGATGGCTGCCCGCTCGCCGGTGATGCAGGCGGTGGTCCGCGCCGCCGAACGCGGCGTGGCGGTGCTCGGCGTGTGCAACGGTTTCCAGGTGCTGACCGAAGCCGGCCTGCTGCCCGGCGCGCTGATGCGCAATGCCGGCATCCGCTTCGTCTGCCGTGACGTGGCGCTCAAGGTCGAAACCAGCCAGTCGCTGTTCACCTCCGGCTACGATGCAGGCGAGCGTATTCATATCCCGGTCGCGCATCATGACGGCAATTATTACGCCGATGCCGAAACGCTCGACCGGCTGGAAGGCGAAGGCCGCGTGGCGTTCCGCTATGCCGAACCGGTCAACGGTTCACAGCGCGATATCGCCGGCGTGCTCAACGATCGCGGCAACGTGCTGGGCATGATGCCCCACCCCGAACGCATGATTGAAGCGGCGCAGGGCGGTACCGACGGCCGCGTGCTGTTCGAAAGCGTTGTCCGGGGGCTGGTCACCGCCTGA